AGACGTTGGGTGAGAATCGTGTTGCCGCTGGCCGTGATCGCGGTGGTGGCGGCCGTAGCGCGGTCGCGACGCGGTGTCGAAGTCTGGCACGTGGCGGCCGATCCGACCCCTGGTCACATGGCGAGCTGTGAAGAGGGGCCTTAGCTCAGTTGGTAGAGCACCGCCTTTGCAAGGCGGGGGTCAGGGGTTCGAGTCCCCTAGGCTCCACTTCTGTTGCGCCGAACGCCCCGCCAGCGCGACGTTCGGGTCCGAGCGTGACGCCGGTGTGGCGTTTGAAGCGGCAACCGATGAATGTCTAGCGGTGGTGGCCGACGGGCCCGCGCCTAGGGACGTGGTTGCACGTCGACGCTCGGTGGGCGCGGCGACGGGTCCGGGCGCGTCGAGCGCCGCACCAGGCTGAATGCGACGGCGCCGCCGGCCAGGACCGCGACCGCGACGGCGACTGCGGCGATGATCCACGGGCGGTGCTTGCCGCGACGTTGGGTCCGGCGCGCGTCCTGCAGTGCCTGAGGCAGGTTGCTGACCACCTGCTGCGCCGCGGCTAACTCCTGAGCGAGCGTTTCTTGGGCGGCAGCGACTTCACGGGCCAACCGGCCCTCCCGGTAGCGGCGACGAAGCTCCGCCGCGGTCGACTGCCCGGAGTGGACCCCGAG
The nucleotide sequence above comes from Mycobacterium decipiens. Encoded proteins:
- the cwsA gene encoding cell wall synthesis protein CwsA; this translates as MSEKAETRLTPRERLTRGLTYSAVGPADVTRGLVGLGVHSGQSTAAELRRRYREGRLAREVAAAQETLAQELAAAQQVVSNLPQALQDARRTQRRGKHRPWIIAAVAVAVAVLAGGAVAFSLVRRSTRPDPSPRPPSVDVQPRP